Below is a window of Populus alba chromosome 2, ASM523922v2, whole genome shotgun sequence DNA.
CAACACCATACCACCCCCAGCTTTCTTTGATAGATCATAGGTCTTTTGTTGAGGTACTCACAAACACAAAACCTCAAATAGCCACTACGAGTAGAAGATTGGTGCAGTACGACTCAACAGAGGAAGATAAGGAATGGTTATATAGGAGCTTGGTAGGAAATATTTTGCCAAATGTTGACGTTGCAACACTAGAGGCAACGATATTGAAATCAGTTGTCAACACTGTGAGCTTCAGATTCCTAGGAGCTAGTCAGGTGATCATCACCTTTGTGGACCAGTTGGCTTCAAAGAAAGAACACGACAATAAGGGGTCCATCTTGAAATCACTACTCAGCAACCTTAGACAGTGGGAAGGAAGGACTAGAGCTTATGATAGATTTGCTTGGATAGCCATCTTTGGCTTACCAATGTAAGGTTGGAACAAAAACTGCTTTGACACTATTTTGCAGGGCTGGGGAACTATTGCTGGTTACGATACATCTTGTATTAGTCAAGGGGCCATATCAGGTATCAGGGTTCTTATTAGAACCATAAAAATGGAACCTTTTCATGATAAGGTGAGTCTCAAGCTTGACGGAATACAAGTTGAGGTCCTGTTAAATGAAATAAAGGGTGATTTCATTTCATCCCTCACAACAGTCAAACACTCTATGGACGTCTCACTCTACATAGAATTTGTGCTTTCCGATGATGAGGAAGAGCAAACGAAAACTATCTCTGCAACAGCAATCCCCAGGGCTACAAGACAAAATACTGAGTTTGAATTCATTTGTACGTTGGGTAAACAAGATCAGAACGacaatatatttcttaacacTGGCATATCACCACTGTACCTGCATCCAAAAATTACAAACATTTGCAGCCATGCAACTTTATCTTAAGAGCTGGTGTACGAAGACGATAACCATTTAGCATTGGTACTATATGATTATGCTAAGGTGGCTACAGCTGATTCGAGAGAGGTAGATGAGCAACAAGTAATGTGTATGCTTGAAAGAGATGGGCTAGATCAGCAGAAGGTCTACAATAGTGGAGTTATGAAGAAGATGGACCGGGGGGAAAAGCAGAAGCCCTCCAGAATGGACCAACAAAAGAGTCATAATAGTGGTAGCTCAAGCATTGGGCCATCTTTTGCTAATTTCATTATCCCCATTGCTGACCAGACTGAACTCGCTAATCTAGAATTGCACAATAGGAGATCTCAAAGGACCAAAGCAAAGAAGCTGTCACGTAAAGCACCGACtgttaaaagaagaaaaccacaaaaaataGGACATCAAAGTTCCAAGAAAGCTGAGTTAGGCATAATTGATTACTCTGTCTCTGATAATGGAATCTGGAATAGAAATGTTATTATTCGATCTGGGAAGGAAATAGTTGGTGAAGATGAAGTGAGCAGTTCACACTTTCATATCTCTCCATCATCTGGTGATCTGGCACGTGAACCATTACAACCTGACCCTAGGGAAGAAGCAACTGCTTGCTGGGAAGTGGGAAAAGTAGTATTGCAAGTCCATGATGAAAGCCACCTCATGACCCAGACGCTGCAGAGCTTTATAGAAAAAGAGCAGGAGGAATGGATAAGAAGGAAGAAGCAATAAGGATGGTGTCTCTGTCTCGGTGAAGGTATGGTTGTTAATTCTTGATATGGGTAGTATTATTATTTGGAATGCGCGTGGTATAGGagctagagataaaaaaaaaaagatgtgtgAGGAATCTTGTGCACAAATTTAGTTTAGATGTTCTGGGTATTTTGGAAACGAAATTGGAAAATATTACCGATTGTATTGTTAATTCGATTTGGGGTAGAGGTTCTAGGAACTGGTATGCAGTTCCTTCCTTAAGTCTTTCTGGTGGTATCCTATGCATATGGAACCcaatttctttttgtgtttccaATTGCTCTGTTGCTATGAATGGTCGTATTCTTCATGTTGGAGGTGTGTTTTCTCGGTTCAATATGGAATGTTTGGTGTCTTTTGTGTATGCTCCAAATAATGGCTCATTGAAGAAGGAATTGTGGGAATACCTTGCTAATTTCAAAACCAGCGTTAGCAAGCCATGGTGTCTTGCAAGTGACTTCAACGAAACTCTTTTCCCATCAAACAAAAAAGGAGGCTTTAGAATCTCTTCTGCGATGATAAGCTTTAAAAATTGTATTGATTGTTGTGAACTCATTGAACTTCCTTTAAATGGGAAGAAGTTCACTTGGTCAAGGGGAAATGCCGCGAGTCGTATTGATAGACTGTTTGTATCAGGTGATTGGCTTCAGTCTCTCCCATCTTCTACTCTGTATGGGATGCCGAAGAACTTCTCTGACCACAAACCTCTGCATATGCTGATAGACTCTACGAACTGGGGACCAAAGCCATTCCGGCTTATGAACTGCTGGTGGCTCATAGCTGGCTTTAGAAAGATGATCCAGGACTATTGGAATTCAACCTTGACAATCTGTGGTAAAAAAACGTATGGCCCTGGCATTACGGTTATTAAAAGATAGATGCAAAGAATGGAGCCAAGAAGCTGTGGGCAACACCTGCACGAAAATCAAAGCTCTAGAAATGGAAGCAGAATTTCTAGAATCTCAAAAAGAAAGTAGAGACTTATCATCTGCTGAGTTAACCAGAAGTGACGTCATTTCCTCTAACCTTAGAATCTTATACAGAATTCAAGAATCTGCTTGGCACCAAAAGTCGAGAGCCCAATGGTGTAAGCTTGGATACAGAAACACTCGTTTCTTTCATCTATCAGCCACAACAAGACACAAAACGAATCAGATTGTCTCCTTGGATGTTGATGGAACGACTTTAACTAAACCGTCTGATGTGAAGATAattgtctttgattttttcagtaAGTTATACTCTCAGCATGATAGACCGAGAGCTTCCTGCCGTAATCTAGACTTCCTAAAGCTTAAGCCCACATCGTTGGCTGCTTTAGAACTTTTGTTCTCTACTGAGGAGATAAAAACAGTAGTTTGGGAGTGTGAAGGAAATAAAGCTCCAGGCCCTGAtggtattaattttttctttattaagaaAGTATGGAACATTATAGGAGGGGATATTGTTTGAATGGTGGATGAATTTTACAGGACAAACCTTCTTCCTCCTGGCATTAATAGCTCCTTTGTTACTCTTATCCCGACGATACAAAGTGCCAATAAGTTGAAAGATTTTAGGCCTATCAGTCTAGTAGGAAGCCTTTACAAGATCATTTCAAAGTTACTAGCAACCAGGATGAAGCAAGTTCTGACATAAGTCATCAGTGATCACCAAACTGCTTTTATAAAAGGAAGGCAAATCCTAGATAGTGTTTTGATAGCAAATGAGGCGATTCATTTCTTAAAGAAGAGGAAGGGCAAAGGATATCTCTTCAAACTAGACTTTCACAAAGCTTTTGATTCTGTGTTATGGGAATACGTTAATGAAGTAATGGTTGTTATGGGTTTTAGGAGTAGGTGGCGCGGTTGGATCATGCAATGCATTTCAATAGCAAAGATGTCTGTGCTTGTCAATGGATCTCCAACGGCAGAATTTAACTTGGAAAAAGGTTTAAGGCAAGGAGACCCCttcttaccttttcttttcaatattgcAGTTCAGGGATTGAATTGTATGTTGCAGCGAGGCTGTGATTTGGGTTTGATCGAGGGTATTAAGATTGGCCAGGATGGATTTTCTTTATCTCACCTTCAAGTTGCAGATGACACTCTTATCTTCAACTCAGACTCATTGCTTAATATGCAGAATATCAAACGCATCCTTTTATGCTTTGAATTAATGTCAGGTTTGAAGGTTAACTTTTGCAAAAGTAGCATCTTTGGTGTGGGTATAGATGAATATATATGTAATTACACTGCACAAATTCTTCGATGTAAGCAGGAACGCCTCCCATTCAAATATCTTGGCCTTCCCATTCGTGCAAGCTCTTGTAGAACTTTGATGTGGAAGCCTATTCTCCATAATATCAGTGCTAAGTTGGCTTCGTGGAAAGGCAGACTATTATCTATTGGGGGTAGGTTGTGCTTAATCAAATCTATCTTAGGTAATTTgcccatttattttttctctttgtttcctATGCCTGCGACAATTGCAGCCTCCATTGAAAAGAAATTCAGAGCCTTCTTGTGGTCAGGAAAAGAGGAAGGCAAGAAAATATGCAATGTTAGATGATCAATTATTTCTCAGCCAAAAAATGCTAGTGGTCTTGGGATCGGATCTCTAAGGGACAAAAACAAAGCACTGATGTTCAAATGGCTATGGAGGTTTGGTTCGGAGGAGTCGAGCATGTGGAAGGATGTGATCACCAGCATATACAACACTAACTACCCCATAATTATTACGAAACATCCTATTGCAGGTACTGGAACTACTTGGTCTCGTATTGTTAATCATTGTGTTACAGATTCCAGACTGCAAGACATTGTGAAACATCAATCTGTTATGCTTGTTGGAAACGGTAAGAGGATTAAATTCTGGCTTGATGACTAGACAACTACTGGTCGCCTGGCAGATCAATTTCCTTCCCTATTCCGGTTATCTAATAATAAAGAAGCAAGCCTTGATAAGATGGGGATATGGATGGTCATGCTTGGTTCTGGTTATTCAACTGGACTAGACCCTTGCGAGGTAGAAACTATGGTTTTCTAGACCAAATGAACGCCATTCTTTCGACAATACATCCAAATAAAGATGCAGAGGATAGATTAGTTTGGAAAGCCAACTCCACTGGTAGATTCTCGGTCAAATCTCTTTGTGGGCTATTAAGTCCCAATCCCCCGATGGACACTAGCTTCTCCTTTACTAGGATTTGGAGAGGAATTGTCCCTCCTAAAGTTGAAATATTCTGCTGGATGGCTATCATTCAAAAAATCAACACTCGTAGTATGTTGGTCAAAAAAGGAATATTAGACATTTCAGCTGCTGCTTGTCCCATTTGCTTTGTTGAGGAAGAATCGGTTGATCAAAAATTGCTACATTGCCACAAACATTGGATAGTTTGGTCTAAAATTATCAGTTGGTGGGGCTTAGCGTGGTGTAGCCCAAAGAACTTGGCAACACTTTTCTCTCTGTGGGATTCTTTGGtctatggaaaataaaaaaaaaaagcttggttGATGCTGTTCTTTTCAGCGACATGGTCTATTTGGCTCATTCATAATGATGTGATATTCAAGCAAACGATCCCGAATTATGATACTCTGTTTACTCTTATTATTACTCATCTCTGCTTTTGGATAAAGGCTATAAAACCTAATTTCTCTTATTCCGCTTCAGAACTAGTAAGGTCAGCGGAAGGGCTGTTACGATGGACTAATTCTACAAAACAAAGGGCAGTTGTTGTGTGGTCTCCCCCTATGACTAATTGCTTCAAATGGAATGTGGATTGTTTCTCTCTTGGGAAGCTGGGCCCTTCAGGTATAGGTGGAGTCTTGCGAAATCATAATGAGATTCTTCTTGGTATATTCTCCTCGCCAGTTGGAATTTTAGACTCTAATGTAGCTGAGCTAAAAGCGATTGTCAAAGCCATTGAATTATCAGCTTCTAATTGTCACCTGCATCATAAACACATTATTGTTGAATCTGACTCGACCAATGTCATTAGCTGGATGAATAACCCCCATAATAGGCCTTGGCTGCATCATAATCTTTTCTCCTCTATTCAGAGAGTAGCTTCATATTTTAGTTCACTCACATTCACTCATTCTCTTCGTGAGAGTAATCATATGGCAGATCACATGGCCAAACAGGGAGTGTTTAGAAACACTGAATTGGTCGCTTGGCTCTAATATGCTTGATATATGGGCTTTCctgttttctttaaattttggttGCGGCTCCTAAGGAAAATGGATTGTTTTCCAGATTACTCTGTCTCTAGAAAGTAGTAGATTCATCAAGCTATTCAGAGGCAATTCCAACTTGTCAGATCTTTGTCTTGTGTGAAACTTCTTGGTAGCAGAATCTGATGTTGCAAGTCTAGAGGTTTCTTTTGATGAGCATGCTCTTGTCTGCTCTGGTTTTCTCTGTGTTAGTGTGGCGAGTGTTCTTAGTACTCTTGTTGTTAAGGTGACAAAGGCTGAATATGGAGAGGCCAAGGCTGGTTTTTTTGTTTCGGATAAGAAGAGGAAAGACAAAAAGATTCTTGTTTTACTTCAAATCTGGATCTAGGTAGAAGTCTGATTGGTATCTCATCCTGGTGTGGCTCCTCATATGCATCTTTTAGCTGCTAGTTTGCTATTTTTGGCATCGAATCTGCATCTTGTAGATGATATTTGTATTGTTGGGTCTTGGTCTGTTGATCATTTCATTTCATAGATTTGCTATAGGTGAGCTGTAAACAGAATTTCTATGTTTCCCGCCAGACATTGGCATTTTCTAATGCAATATTAcacttctaaaaatatatatatatatatatatatatatatatatatatatatatatatatatatatatatttagaagtgtggttgcgattatttaattttttaaaatattttttatttataaatatattaaaataatatattttttttaaaaaaaatatttttaatatcagcacatcaaaataatttaaaaaatatagaataaattttaatttttcatgaaatgCCATGACTAAAAAGATGAAGTGAACACAttgtaacttctttttttttaatgaaagaacGGGAGAAATCAACTGTTATAACGGcttgacaaagaaaagaaaacaaaatctcaaagagttagaaaatatatatacttacAAAGATAAAACCCATATCATAAtcataattcataatataaaaaaaattctatgaaaaaaaaaggtataaccATGCAATAGTTAAATTATCTTGTCTAAGAACTCCTAGCTCGGCCAACATATTATTACTTTTGTTACACCCTGGTTAACCACCAATGAACTTCCTCCttgttatttaataaaatggtattgatatatttttttaataaacccagaaaatagaattaatattaaaaataaacggTAACTTGATTTCAGGTTTTTATAGAATCTCAAGAGTAAAATAAATGTAGGAATGCTCCTTTTCTATGAATCTCATATTCtcaaccaaatataaaaaatatacttttctaGAAATCTCACTTCAAGAATTACTTTCTTTTGGAAGATTGATTTTAAGGAGAAAAGTTAAATTCTGTGAACCaaacaccaaaataaacaattaatgttcttttaaaaaaacaaaaataaatgtcaaaagCTAGCACACAcctctaattattttaaatcctgCTTAATGTTGTTGATAATATCAACTATTTAATATTCACTTAGGttgattattttactattttactaatgtatttatttaaaaaaacaaaaataaaaacataataaatatatttttaaaataaatttagaatgaATTTATGTCAATTCATAATCCATGGTAATGTGATAAGTTTTgttaggggtgatcattttcaattcggtttgatttttatatataaaaaaagtaaccaaattaaaattatttttaaaaaaaaccaaatcgaaaCCGGCTCTGACCGgctttggttcggttttttaggacaaaaattggttcaaacctatttggcttgattttttttatttggctcgGTTTTGACTTGatttgtcttgatttttttttctttatttttttttgtttgggttcagTTTGGTTCGAGTTTTTCGGTTTCAGggttataaaaccaaaactgaaccgaaccgttcggttttttcaaaattttaatcagtttaattgatttttttttatgattcggttttttcaattattttttttacagtttttttaatataatcaatatttttatttttttactcacccctaAATTTTGTATTAGTAACTCAGCAAATGGCATCACATGGATATCGTAGATGCCTTGGCCTCTGAAAACCACATAAGTAATGgccaaaaggcaactgaatgaTCGATTCACCAGAAATGGATGAATTCTGTTGCCTTAATTATCCACAAatcacatatataaacttaattctttataatatattgtaattatttttgctaATTTAGTAAATACTCAGTTTTTTGTAGATAATAATATTCCATGCACTTAATTAATTAGCCTTGGAATGAACTAAAATTAGAGTTCCAATGACTAGCCTATAATACTGGGTCGTAGCTATTCAAAGGGGATTACGAGATGAAAACGCTAAGGGTTCCCATCACCAACACTAGCAATGAATCCGCATGGAGTTTTACTTGCAAATCTCACTCACTTCCTTCCTATATAAAGCATTGTGGATTggcttcaaaaataaaataaaataaaaacctaaagcatttttcttccctttgagaaattacaaaaatattgaaaatggcAAGCCTAGCCCTAGCCACATCCCTTCCCAGGTATGGTCAACTCGGTGCTATGATAGTTAGGAGCCAAAGGAGCTCTGGAGTTTTCATCCCCTTAACAAGACGTTTTCAGGTAGATCAAGTCGCCTCATGACTAGTAATGTAATGTTGGGTTGTGATTGACAACGAGTGTAAGACACTAATCTTGCTGTGAAATTGCAGGCAAGTTCTCGCAAGGAGGCTTCATCAGGCGGCTTCGAGATGGCTCGTAAGGCCACAAAAGAAGGAGCCGGTGAAGCCAAGGCTGCTGGTGAATCTGTGGTCGAAGATGTAATAAGAAAATCACAACACTAAAtggataattaatttgtatgactgtgtttataatttgttttcttaaatgtttGGCAATTTAGACTAATCTCTTGGCTACTTGATGAGGAGCGCAGGCGACCCAGAAAACAAAAGAGGTGGCCGGAAAGGCATCGGAGGCCTCAAACGATCTAGCAGACAAGGCAAAACAAACTGCTCAAGATGCCTGGGGAGCCGTAAAAGATACCACAGCAAAGATCAAGGACACAGTAGTTGGCAAAGCTGAGGAATCTAAGGAATTCATCAAGGAAAATGCAGACACAGTCAAGCGCAGCATGAACACCAAAAACTGAGCTGCACTTTGATCAAGTTCAAAACCCTTGATTCTTGATTTCTTATTTGTAGTTTTCCTCctacttttatttgtttcctaTATAGATTTACATCACTGCATTTCTGTTTAGAGTCACGGCTGTTGTAATAAATACCGGGCTGCTTCCAGGCATCGGCATTTGACATTTGTAAGACCATAAATACTACTCaataaactaaaacattttTGGTGCCACACTGTAGCTCCTCTGTCTATTTCACTTTACTGTGAACGCTGTTGTTGATTCACTCTTCCTCCTTTTCTATTTTACCTTTgccgaggttttttttttaaaataaattttatttgaaattatattaaaataataattttattattttttaaattttatttttaatattaatataataaaacgattcaaaaatattaaaaataattaatttaaaataaaaaaaccgaaaattttttaaaatcatgactactaaaaaaaaacaaccataggaCTCTTTGTTCATATTAACTATTGAGTCTatgttttttcaactttttttttttttttagcatttcaatggttattaaaaacaattatttttattttttagagtttgtttggaaatgtggttgtgattattttttaaaaatgtttttactcgaaaatatatcaaaataacatattttttttatttttttaaaatttatttttaacatcacatcaaaatatttaaaaacacaaaaaaaaatattttgaactaaaaaagaataaaataaaaaatatatttttttaaaacgcttttgaaacaaaaaaaacaaataaagttgctttggtttttttctccCCATTTGTTGCTTGTTAATTATATTCCATAAATAAAGcgccatgtttttctttttaatttatagaataCAAAATACGTTTTGTATACATAAGTCTAACAAGTtcagatttttttgtttctaattataattaaggGGGCAAAATAAATCACACAAAATTaacaatacaaatttcaaatacaatattgaaattataaaatatataaagagcaAAACTtcgaaaattaattttaattatttattcttttgcgTCATTTCTGTATCTATCTCAACAATTGGATATGTTTGCTATTGGTTTTCTCGCCGGTGTTTAACCATGGATAGAATTTTTAAACATCCTTGACTCACAGACAACGCATTGTGGTACAGCATGATCCAGCCATGACGGGGCTCTCGTCTTCTCCAACGCCCCCTTCCCATATACAGAGGGGATTAGCGACGGAGTTAATTACAAAATATACGATATGTTCTAATTTTGAAACGGGTGAAATTGGCATCCATAACAGTGGCAAGATACCATAGGTCAACAAGCTATACACAAACCCCACGCGCACATGTTCTGTCACATTTAAGATCATAAATTAAGAAATCGAAACCCAACTCCAATTTGATATAAACCTAAACAGGCACCAATCGCAGTCTTCCAGGACGACGAACAGCGCTCGTGGCAGGATTCAAGAAGTCTGTCAGACGCCTCGCGCTTTTGTGAGGTGAACATAATCACACCCATGGGTCACTGGGTGGGCATCAGATCAAGAGGGGAAATCGAAACGGAAGAGCACTGTTATTGGCTACAGATCAGGGAGAGAACACGGGATAGAGAGACAGATCTAGGGTTACGTCAGGCATTGCATGGACACGTTTCCTAGAGGAGCAGCTGAATTTGTAATGTCAAAGTGGGCACCGCCTGCCTTGCACCGCCTTGCCCACGAATCAAGACAACCTCCTTATTGGATGTTGGTTGTTAAACCAATAGAAATTTATGTCATGATCAGGGAGGGAATCCATTTTTCCCTGCTCTGTAAGATTTCAAATTACTCAActgaagagagaaaaaggtCGTTAGAGTTCAGAAATTATTATGAAAGTGTGAATATGGAGATGGAGAAAGGGTTTTTGGTGCTTGGGATTGATATCTATAGTTCATAGTACTAGTGCTAGCTGCTCTACgttgtataaataaaatagatttaaatgaattaatatagAATATTGCAGGGAAAAAATCAACAtcgattttttaattatttaattcgaGAGAAAAAATGGCATTGTATAGTCACTCAAaacttaaattcaaaatttaattagcaAATTCCATAGATTATCATgcattaaaagaatttaaaagataataagTAAGCTTAGTTCTTTAAATTATTACCTgtttatcattcaattttaaacttcaaattcaaattaatattcgaAAGACATACAGTTATTGCTATTAGCTGGAAGCCAAATTAAGATAATATGAAATATTCCCacgatttcaatttatttatccattaatcaattttaacatatttataaaaatatcattaatttttttcaaaactattttttttctttagaaaacataGAAGTCTATTTATGTaggaaaaaagtaattaattcgtttttttttgttttttttaatcttatcctttaatatgaattatatttttataatttatttcaactttCTTTTCTAATACTAGATTAATAATTAGTTTTACACGTGTTTAAAGAATAAGAttgaaaaactatattttattatgtgaattatttaaaaaatatacaaatatttttgaaacagcCCAAATAAAAACACGAATAACCGAGGAATTACAACCGAATGTGTGATTTGCGTATTATTAATAATACATAATGTATTTTGAGCATGGGGTTATTGGAAGTTACTGCTAAGATTCGAACCGTACTTTAGTCCACTCCCTGGCACTCGTTAACTTGAAGGCTGAGGCACCGCTAATTTGCACCACTGAGGAGAAAACGTATGGCGGGTGGCACAAAATCCGGAGTCAGGCTGAGAAAGTAGCGGCGCAcgaggttttgtttttgtttggttgtttCTATATCTCTCTAAAACCACCCTCTcactctctctatctctctcatCTCTAATGAACATTAATTGAATAGTTGCAAACCCACAAAAAAATGGTTTGGACTTATCTCAGAAAAAGGTTTTAAAGGCTAGACAACTGTATGAAGCTTCCTGGAACAGACCAGAACACATATGGGGTTTTGTTTCAAAAGCGTTTCACCATGTGGGGATTCTCCAAGCTTGGCCTAGCAGTCGTCTCTCTCTAGATATTTGGATTGCCTGGCTAGATTTTTGTTCGATCGATCGATCTCTCTGTTTTGATCTTGGATTGATGACGGGGTTAAGGTATTAATAGCGATCTTATTCAATTTTGGAGTAGTTAATGATcctgtatattaaaatataatcagtaggtaattaagaattaattaaagaattagaGAAGAGATCGGAGGGGTCACTTTCTTTGATGCATGGTTTGTAggtattatttatgttatcttTGTTGTTGATAGTTTCAAATAGTTTATGTTGTTTCTTGAGGATTTGATGCTTGGAGCGGGCCCTTTCCCTCTTTTGCTTCCTTAATCAGAAACAATCTTCTCTTCATTGCACTTATCCGTACAAGGAAAACCCTATCCTTCAGTATTCTCCGAtatctttttcttctctctctaaatCTACCACAACAGAACTCAAAAGGGTCTCTCAAGTTgtgacttttttatttgtattttatttgctcaagaggagagagagagagagagggatgaAGGGCTTGGAAGTGCATGGTGAAGATCGACATGAAGGGGTTGAAAATGAAGGAAACCCTACAATCGGGTTTGATACTATGGAGGAAGAACAGGATATCCTTGTTGAAGATAAGGAGATCTGGCTTGAGAGAGGGCAAGAAGATCTGTTGCATGCGAGTGATGTTTCGATCTTCTATGAAGACTTCCCTCCACTCCCAGATTTTCCTTGCATGTCTTCTTCATCCAGTACTCCGGCTCCTGTCAAGGCCATAACTTCGTCGTCATCTTCCTCTTGTTCTTCTTCAGCATCCTCCTCTTCTTCAGCGGCTGCTTGGGCTGTTTTGAAGTCAGAGGCAGAAGAAGATGTTGAAAAGAATCATCATCGCAATCACTACTATCATCATAACAATATTAATGATGATTTTAACAGCCAGACGATGGATGATCCGGTGGATGTTTCTACAGCGGCCTTGTCTTCTACTTGCTCAATGGAGGTCCCTCAGCCTCCTGATCAAGCGATGGAATTAGGAATTGAATGCATGGACGTGATGGAGGATTTCGGATACATAGATCTGCTTGAGAGTAATGATTTCTTTGATCCTTCATCTATATTTCATCCTGATGAAGGCCTCTTTGAGGAGTTTCAAATGGAGCAAAACGAACCACAAGATCAGCTACAGCTTCAATATGATGAACAAGCTGGAAATGAAGAGATTACAAAAGGCAAAAATGATCAGGAGGCCGACCAACAAGGAGGAA
It encodes the following:
- the LOC118049977 gene encoding uncharacterized protein — protein: MASLALATSLPRYGQLGAMIVRSQRSSGVFIPLTRRFQASSRKEASSGGFEMARKATKEGAGEAKAAGESVVEDATQKTKEVAGKASEASNDLADKAKQTAQDAWGAVKDTTAKIKDTVVGKAEESKEFIKENADTVKRSMNTKN